The Streptomyces aurantiacus genome includes a region encoding these proteins:
- a CDS encoding Ppx/GppA phosphatase family protein: protein MRMGVLDVGSNTVRLVIAETDGAVPLPVHTAKRRLRLSAHVEPGGRLPDEQVDRLVEAVKDAREEGRRWGVTRPFAFATAIVRDAPNRPEVLERVTAEAGVPLHVLPGEVEAELTFLAARRWMGWRAGPLALLDIGGGTLEVAFGRSKLPDFAISLPLGANRLTREFFRGQDPPSPHRTRLLRRHVRHQLRDVAARIRWEAPRTTVVSSRMFQQLGRLCGAAPGRSGPFTPRGMARSDLGRAVEQLAALPATERALLPGVSLARSGQSLAGAIVAHTTMKLMGIDEVTICPWALREGVLLRCIEDGSSDWWDEYGVRAQETMALPVLRPLRAAEAATAAATASSAHRPG, encoded by the coding sequence ATGCGAATGGGAGTACTCGACGTCGGGTCCAACACGGTACGGCTGGTCATCGCGGAGACGGACGGAGCCGTTCCGCTCCCGGTGCACACTGCCAAGCGCCGGCTGAGGCTCTCGGCCCACGTCGAGCCGGGGGGCCGGCTGCCGGACGAACAGGTGGACCGGCTGGTGGAGGCGGTGAAGGACGCCCGCGAAGAGGGGCGACGCTGGGGGGTGACCCGGCCCTTCGCCTTCGCCACCGCCATCGTGCGGGACGCCCCGAACCGCCCCGAGGTCCTCGAACGGGTCACCGCGGAGGCAGGAGTACCGCTGCACGTGCTGCCCGGTGAGGTGGAGGCGGAGCTGACGTTCCTGGCTGCCCGGCGCTGGATGGGCTGGCGCGCGGGGCCACTGGCCCTGCTGGACATCGGGGGCGGCACGCTGGAGGTGGCCTTCGGCCGGAGCAAGCTGCCCGACTTCGCGATCTCGCTGCCGCTGGGGGCCAACCGGCTGACCCGTGAGTTCTTCCGCGGCCAGGACCCGCCGTCGCCGCACCGGACCAGGCTGCTGCGTCGGCATGTGCGCCACCAGCTGCGGGATGTCGCGGCCCGCATCCGGTGGGAGGCTCCCCGGACGACGGTCGTGTCCTCGCGGATGTTCCAGCAGCTGGGCCGGCTGTGCGGGGCGGCGCCCGGGCGGTCCGGCCCCTTCACCCCCCGGGGCATGGCCCGCTCCGACCTCGGCAGGGCCGTGGAGCAGCTGGCGGCGTTGCCTGCCACCGAACGAGCCCTGCTGCCGGGTGTCTCCCTCGCGCGTTCCGGTCAGTCCCTGGCCGGAGCGATCGTCGCGCACACCACGATGAAGCTGATGGGCATCGACGAGGTGACCATCTGTCCCTGGGCCCTGCGCGAAGGGGTGCTGCTGCGCTGCATCGAGGACGGCAGCTCCGACTGGTGGGACGAGTACGGCGTGCGGGCGCAGGAGACCATGGCGCTGCCGGTGCTCCGTCCCCTGCGCGCGGCCGAGGCGGCGACGGCTGCCGCCACCGCGTCCTCGGCCCACCGCCCGGGCTGA